A genomic region of Haliotis asinina isolate JCU_RB_2024 chromosome 1, JCU_Hal_asi_v2, whole genome shotgun sequence contains the following coding sequences:
- the LOC137276606 gene encoding uncharacterized protein, whose amino-acid sequence MSMYFLLLICISLVCCCNCQENFVSVIQRLHQLEEELFHNKADMIRVEKRIRNIIDAVKTSLRVELKETIRDQVRETMSEIVQGETFRDTVKSEVVSGLRHVKRGYHQMKRQWHHVSRSLKDFQDETATFHEFVLEKVDLLNGQNTSDTCANDNFRLELELQTSNVSVTELKHDNERLLELNKTCQFKLSQLKTVLSVSVFFEAGDLGNSTSTSPALTKLVATTSPPVMTASLKTPRREEEKNRILIASIWSSTNQQFRQLNLHNGSLSVYPYHNLANVNCIAYLVKTRELLIALYNPYRILASALDTNQMRLLREGVGTYGMAVDDGWGVVFMGIFRPKVSITRMSTLGEDFTTVIDSANYGPPPRQITLDTRRKKIYWCNFKKLFTMTYNGEDLTTLATGSFMFAVTLDQTASVLYYSKGNELMRMTVSSNVSTSVNILDDMPLNMGLYRGIIYYSSFSTDAVLGTVNVTHISEAYSLESKRIKGFLNPYVCLIP is encoded by the coding sequence ATGAGCATGTATTTCTTGTTGCTGATCTGCATCTCCCTGGTCTGCTGCTGTAACTGTCAGGAGAATTTTGTGTCTGTCATACAGAGATTGCACCAGTTGGAGGAGGAACTGTTTCACAATAAGGCTGATATGATTCGTGTGGAGAAAAGGATACGAAATATCATAGACGCTGTGAAGACATCACTGAGAGTTGAGTTAAAGGAAACCATACGGGATCAAGTGAGAGAGACAATGAGTGAGATTGTACAAGGAGAGACGTTTCGTGACACGGTGAAAAGTGAGGTTGTCTCTGGATTAAGGCATGTGAAACGGGGCTACCATCAAATGAAGAGGCAGTGGCATCACGTCTCCAGATCACTGAAAGACTTCCAGGACGAGACGGCTACATTTCATGAATTTGTGCTGGAGAAGGTAGATCTTTTGAATGGACAGAACACAAGTGATACCTGCGCAAACGATAACTTCAGATTAGAATTGGAACTACAAACGAGTAACGTTTCTGTTACTGAACTCAAGCATGATAACGAACGGTTACTGGAGTTAAATAAGACGTGTCAATTTAAACTATCCCAACTGAAAACagttctgtctgtgtctgtttttTTCGAAGCAGGTGATCTTGGTAACTCTACATCAACGTCACCAGCACTTACAAAGTTAGTGGCAACAACCAGTCCACCTGTGATGACAGCATCATTGAAGACACCCAGGCGAGAGGAGGAGAAAAATAGGATTCTGATTGCTTCTATCTGGTCAAGCACTAACCAACAATTCCGTCAACTCAACCTCCATAATGGTTCCCTCAGTGTTTATCCGTATCACAACCTGGCGAATGTTAACTGCATTGCGTATTTAGTAAAGACAAGAGAACTTCTGATTGCTTTATACAATCCTTACAGGATATTAGCATCTGCCCTTGATACAAATCAAATGAGATTACTGAGAGAAGGCGTAGGTACCTATGGCATGGCAGTGGATGATGGATGGGGTGTGGTATTTATGGGGATATTTCGTCCAAAAGTCTCAATCACCCGCATGTCAACACTAGGAGAGGACTTTACTACCGTCATTGACTCAGCCAATTATGGACCTCCTCCACGGCAGATAACTCTTGACAcaagaagaaagaaaatatattggTGTAATTTTAAGAAACTCTTCACGATGACATATAATGGTGAAGATTTGACAACATTAGCCACAGGAAGTTTCATGTTTGCTGTGACACTAGATCAGACAGCAAGCGTGTTGTATTATAGCAAGGGGAACGAACTGATGAGGATGACGGTGTCCAGTAATGTCAGTACAAGTGTGAACATATTGGACGATATGCCTCTGAACATGGGGCTGTATAGAGGCATAATCTACTACAGTAGCTTCAGTACTGATGCAGTGCTGGGAACAGTTAATGTGACACATATATCTGAGGCGTATAGTCTTGAGTCAAAACGCATTAAGGGTTTTTTAAATCCGTACGTGTGTTTGATTCCCtga